From the genome of Anopheles funestus chromosome 2RL, idAnoFuneDA-416_04, whole genome shotgun sequence:
CGATGTTGTACTTCTTGTAGATGGCACCGCAGAAGTTGGCCAAACTTTGCAACCACAGCGAGATGCTGGTACCGTCGTTTTGCATCGGGTTCCGATCGACCTGCTCGAGCGCCTCGATAAGACAGTACCCGAGCACATCGTACGAAAGCGATGTGAGATATTTCAACGAATCGACGACCGGTGCGATCAGATTGTCATAGATCTGTATTTGCAGTAGAATCTACAGGGATAAGAGCGGATAAGAGCTCGGTTATGGTAAGCATGAAGCTGCAGCTACAAATCCACCACGACATTTCCACTTACGTATTCAAACAGAAATCCAGGCGAACAGTGGCTTAATTTGCCAATCAGCCTACCCACCGGTTTACTGTTTTCCTTGCTAACCCGTTTCATAAGCGCTTTGATTTGTTTCTGGGCCGTACCGCGTCGGTAGATCAACTGTGGCTGCAGCTGAAACGTATCGTTCTTCCACCGCGCATACAAACTGTACCGATACTGGTACGGATAGAGCTTCACGATGGACCAAATTTCTTCCGCCACGCAACAGTTGCAATCCATGTAAGCCAATGCAGGCAGCACGGACGAATCGAGCAGCGACAGAATGTCGTAGTACAGTTGCTCGTGCTCCGTCAATACACTGCCCGGTGTCGGTGGATTCAGCGGATCCACGTTCATGTCGGTCAGTATGACGCGCATCAGACGCAGCAGCTTGTACAGCAGCACCGAATCGTAGTGCAGCGATGGTCCGAGTGCGGTAAACATGGGGAATGCATGCAGGCGAAGCTTCGTCAGCGTAGTTACCGGTGAAGGGGCGAGCTTGTTCAGCACACCGAACGTCGAAATGGCGCGCCCCTTTATGTTGGCCGGCAGTGCACACTTTAACCGATAAACCGGTTCGATGATCATGTGCAACAGTCGGCACAGTGCTTGCGCGATCGGTTCATGCACCATGACCGATTGTTCCGGAAGTTTCCGTATCAACTGCTGTGCGGTGTTCCAATCGCCAATCATTAGCATTGCCTCGCAGAGACCCCACTTTTGGTTGAGCGCATACTTTTCCGGTGCCGTTTCGAATTCGGGCTCCTGTTCCGGTTCCTTGTCCTTGTTGGTAAGAATCACGTTAAGCTTGCGCACGTATTCCTTCGCCTGGGCCATTTCTGCATCCCAATCTGCTACAATCGTCTTGTCGGGTGGATTTAACTATATACCGGGTAGGAAATACATACAGATATATTTAGCTGCTGCGGTTCCTGCTAGTCCACTGGTCCGTTCGGTCCATTCCAAGGCTACCTACCCACGCGTAAATATCCTCCAGTTTGATAACGCGGTGTTGCAGCAGCAGTGCGGTCACTTTAAACAGTGAAACCGGTGTCTGTACGTCGGCAAAGTACCGGTACTTGTATCCGAGCACCTCGCAGATAATGTTCCCATCGTTGATGTAGGCCTGCAACAATGGTATGAAAATTCGATCCTGTTCCGGGCGCGCTTCGAACGATTCCAGTATAATATCGAGTACCCGGTTCGGGTCGAGATTGAAGCACCCGATCAACGATTTGATAATTTCCAGCACATTCTGTACGGTCACCGTGTCCTGGTTGAATTCCTGATTTAGTTCCGTAATTAGTTTTGCATAACCTTCACTCTCCTCGCGGAATAGATTGAACCGACGTTGTTTGTAACTGGTGAATgtaaaccaaaagaaaaatcacacTTTGAAAGAAGCACTTTACCAAACAGACAATCGAATGTGATAAGCTTACTAGAGCTTTGTCTTCACTTTGATGAACCGTGTGTAAAAACTACGATTCTTGATTGTGCCCACATCCTGCAGCGTATCGATCTCTAACCGTTCCTTCAGTAACTTTTCCGATAAAAACCGTTCCGTTTCCTTCACGATGTAGCAAAACAGGGAGCGTTCCTCGCTCGGTGGTGCATCCCCACCTGTGCCAGCTGTTTCCGCATCAAAGATCCCGAACACATCCAGCAGTATGGAAGGAACGTCATTGTGGAGGCTCTGTAAAGTAAGgaattaaaaagagaaaagttATAAAACGCTTCAGACAGTGCAACGGTCACCAGCTTACCACTAGCTCTCCGAGTATCTGTAGTACGCTATCCTTTTTCAGCTGACCATGGATGCCTCTCGAGATGAGTTCGTAGATTGCACGGGAGATACCTTTCGTACGCTCGTTCTTCCCAAACAGTGGGCTCTGTAGATCGTCCTTCAGTAGTGCCTTGCATTGCTTCAAGCTGGTTCCCGCACGCCCCCACGTCGATAGACGAATCCGCACAGGATggaagataaacaaaacaccaagaACATAGTACGCACTGTGTTAGTGAATGGGTAAGCGGAAAGGTTGGAGGGAAGCGCATCTCGACGCAGTCCCGCGCGCTCGCGCTCGGTCGGATGGtcgcgtttttattttgcattcaaGTTTCGTCCGGTGCCATTCATTTCGCCGGCATTCGAAATTCAACACAGTCGGCGCCCCCAAAAATACGGGATTGGCCTCACGTAAGCGAATTTCATCACTTTGACGTTTTCACATGGCGCTCGGAGGAGGGGTCGGGAGAAGATACTTTTGCAATGGCACGGTTCCACCAAACTCGACGCACGAAGCAGAAATGCAGCCGGCATGTGCGACCAGGGAAGGATATTTACAACTCGGATTTGCCGCTTCTTTCCCACAATTTCCAGACATCAGCGTTGAACATGGTCATCAATGGAGCGAAATAACACGGACGACTCGGCGACACGGCATCCGTCTACAAGCActttgtttataaaaatggcaaattGGAAAATGGCGTCGATTGTCAAGCGCTCAACTAGGGTGGCTGTAAACGCAACACTTGACAGTTCGAATATAGAGCGCGGGGAATCGAAACTAAATTATTCGAATAAATCTTAAAAGTACCGTTGAAGTACCTACGACGGTAATTAAGTTTTATTCGTCAAAGGAAAACTCTGCAAAGAAAAGATATTGCAACATATACGTTGTGAGACGATTCTGAATGCATTCGAAGGACCTATACGTGTCGGACAGACTATCCGCTTGTACCCAAGGTTGGAAATACATTTCGGTAAAGAGCAGAACCAACAACTGGATGcttttgtaacaaaacaaaacaacagaatgCTTGCAGCGTCCTATTAAACAAAGCGTTCATTTATTGCACTGATGCTGCCAATTCATTCTCTGATGCATTGCCGCTCTTTCCAGTTCCACAATGATTGGACGTACGATTGTGTTTCTTTAGGCTGTATTTAGTGGAAAACGTTTTCCCACAGCTACCACAACGGAATGCACCATCATGTGAAGCTAGATGTTCCTTTATCTTATTAGGCCGAAACGCTTTCTTACATATAGGACACTGTTTCCGCTGGTGTCCCTTTCGATGAGCGGACAACTTTGTTTGATTGGGAAAGGTAAGTTCACACTGATCACACGAAATCGTAACCGGCACCAAACTGCTATGTTTTACATTCTTATGTTTTGTCAAATTCTTGCGCGATGAAAATGCTCTCTCGCACAGATCACAATAGAATGCACCCTGGTGAATGGAAATGTGCGTTTGAAAGTGCATACTTCTAACGTGTTTCATGCAAATCGGGcactgtttcgttttgtgctgCTTCCGGTGAAGGGacagttgtgttttgttgcgaaACGTTCGTTCGCACACCTCGCAGGGAAACGTCTCGTCTCCCGGTTGCGCATCGGCCGCATGTTTCATATCTTTGTGCATTCGCAAGTTGGCAGTACAGCCGAACGATGCGTCACATATGTCGCACCGGAATGCACCTTCATGGGCGGCAAGATGCTGCGTTATAAAGTCACCCTTTATCATCTTTTTGCAGATCGGACATTCGCTAAATTTGTGCACACGCTGATGATTTCTCAGCTGCCTCCTGTTGAAAAACGGACGTTCACATTGATCGCACAAGATCAAGGCAGTGTTGGGTGGTTGGGTGAGAGGCTGATCGTGTGCGTTACTTTGCGAACTGCTGGCGGATGATAAATCGGTTTCATCTGACTCGTGATGTGGTTGATCATTCGCTATCACGTTGCTGGTGCTATCATCGTCTGTCTGTTGTTCCAGGGCAACCGTTTCTGCAATACTTGCATTACTTCCTTCCACGTATGTTGTAATAACGTATTCTTCCAGCTTAACATTATCAGCAAGTGCTTTTCCTAAAACCGGCTGTATTTTATCTTCAGCAGTTTTTTCACTATTTACAACCATTTCGTCCGGCTTGCTTTCTTCATCCTGTGGTTCAACTTTAATATTAACAGAAGAAGCACTTTCGTTAATCGGTGCACTATTAACAACATTACTGGAGCTCGAAGGTAAATCGGTATGAATAGTACTCGAATCCAATGATTCGCTTTTAATGGCAACATGCGCCTGGTTTTCTATTCGGTAATCTTCGACGAGATTGCGTGGAGTCTCTGCATTCAGCAACGTGAATTCTTGTTCCAGTTTGTGTTGATTATCTTCCACCATTATACTGTACGTGTAGAATTGCCACACCATCGCGGAACATATTTTACACACATGTTCAGATAAATGTTGCTCCGACTTGATCTGTAAAGGAAATTGTTTGTAAGACATCGGCAAAATCACGGCCTTTACTATAATCACCTCAAATGAAAATACACGCTTGATAGCGGTACTGAATGGTACATTCAGTAAAGAAAAGCTTCCGGCCTCAGGGTAATGTAGCTCAAGGCAGAACCGACACTTTAAGGAATTCATAATCGGTTGTGTGAAACAACACGCACATCACAAGAAACACCCAAACTTTACGGAGCAAAACAGCGATTTacaatttgtgtttgtttacattacagGTGCTTCGCAAGCATGGCACAAAAGGGCAACCAACGGACAAATTTCTCgattgcaaataaataaataatgtactATGCCCACTGTGCTACTGTGTTAAACGTCAAAAAACGTAAACAGGACGAATCGTGTATCAACCGGCTTTGTTGGCGctacttttgttgtttttcctcagtttacttaaaaataatcacataaATTCATTATGGCTTCTGCTAAAATAGATACTGTAAGTTAATTGGttctaaacaaaacattcaacgaTATTATATGAGCACAAGCTTTGGGTTTTATTTCAGGAAATGCGATCGAAAATCGACACCGTATGTACAACAGCAGAAGCATTCGTAAAGCTGTACTACGATCATGCGGATAAGAAGCGCCAGGTAATGAAAATAGCAGTTAATGACATGGAACCGTTTGGCAATTGATGAGAATTGTTTTTATCTCCTACAGCACATGGCGCCACTGTACATGGACACGGGGCTGCTCGTGTGGAATGGAAATGGTGCGAAGGGAAAGAACGAAATACAGAAATATTTCCACGAGCTGCCACGCTCGGAGCACACAGTGATATCGATCGACGCACAGCCGATTGTAGACGATGCCGTATCCTCTCAGCTCACCTTCGTCATGCAGGTTTCCGGTACGGTAAAGTACCAAGACAACCCAGCAAAACCATTCCAGCAAACGTTCATGATCACCGCCCAGGGAGACAAATGGAAAATCGTTTCGGATTGTTTCCGCCTACAGGATGCCATTTTGTAGTGTTAAGAAACAGCATCAtttaactttaatatacgATTAAATGGCAATTGATTCAAAGGCTAATGTTCCGAACAGTGCATTTAATAGGGATTAAATTTTTTGTCTACCTTACTGCTCcgtttttgtctttttcgATTCCGGTTCATCCTCGCTGTTGAAGATTGGTTTGGGTTGCGTTTTGGCGTAAGCAGGCGCAATCCAGTACGGGTTTTCTGCTGCCTCCTTGGCGTACTTCAGGATAGCTTCGCGCGGATCCTGATCATCCTCTACGCGTTTGCTCAAACCTAAATTTCGAATGACGTAAGACGAAAGTGTACTACCGGAGCTAGCAACACGTCCACCCTGGCCACTGGTAATCGGTAAATCGGGCCGTTTAGATTTTACCGGATCCAACCGATCCTTTTCCAGCTTCTTGCGCACCGAACGGGTCTTTTCCTGCCGGAACATTGGCAGAGCGTGCGGTGTAATAATCTGCGTCGTACCGACAATTTCAGACTCTTTCTTTTTCCGATGTGTCCTCACGACACACAGCTTCGCACCGCGCATACTTCGCTTCTCGTCGTACAGTCCACGGATGATACCATTACCACATCCGACAAATATTTGGTTCAATTTCGGGTGCCACAGTGTGCGTATAACGTGCGAATCGGTGATCGGTAGTTTTGCAACCAGATCGAAAGTTTTCGTATCGTACACGAAAAGGTTCGCCTGTTTGGCACCCTTCGGTAGAGACTCGCCAGTTAAAACCATTGTATCGTCCGGGCTGAAGCAACAATCCGTCGTATCGTATCGGCTGAACAATCCGTCAAACACGTGCAACGGTTTCTTAAATGCTCGCGTATCCCACAACTTGAGCGTCTCGTCCATCGAGCGAGAAGCCAACTGAAAGCCCGAGTAGGAAAACAGCACCGACGAGATATCGGCCCCCTTCGTGTGTGCATCCCGTATGCAGTGTGTCGTGTGGACGAACATTTTACGCGTGTCCCAGGTTTGAAGCGATCCATCACTGCAACCGGCCGCAATCAGTGTACCATCCCGATTGTACGCACAGCTCGTAGGAATCGTTTTCAAGCCGCCCTGTGCGCGTGTTTTTATTACAGCACGCTGTTCCTTTGTTTTCGCAAATACCCACGTCCGGAGCGTTGAATCCATGCCGCTGGTAAGAAACTCTTCACGCCGAACCGGACTCCAGCATCCACTGGTCAGACCCGCAATGTGACCCTTCGTCTTGGACATGTCCGCTATGTACTGGTCACCCTTAACGCACTCCATCTTCTCGAACCCATCACGATCGAGCACTTTCGCTTGGGAACTTCCGGACACGACCAGCATCATATCGCCCGAAAAGGAGTAGTACAGATTGCGGATCGGGTGATTTTCACAAGGTTGCATCGAACGGAAGCTTTTCATCGACTTATCCATGCCGGAAAAGTCCCAAAAGTTAAGATTGTAGTCCATCGATCCGGATGCAAGTCGAACGCCGGATGGGTCACTGGCGAGTGCAACTACCGCTTTGCTTCCGTGTCGCATCTCTACCTCATGCGAGTGCGGAAGTTTATTTATGGGTGCATCCTCATCAAACTCATCGTCGTCTTCATCCTGCTCATCCTCGTCATCATCGCCGTCCGAATCGTCCCCTTTATCTACTTTCTTACGCCGATTTTCGTTCACACCTCCGGTTGGTATTGGACCAATCACTTCTTCATCCTCTTCGctctcttcatcatcatcgtccggATCTTTGCTTTTCTTATCTTCACCCCCTTCTGTAATAGCCTTTTCATCCACTAACGCTTtcggtgcgttttgttttgctttctgaaTCATTTCATTAATATCGAACTGTTTGGCTTGCTTTCGGCCAAACCCGGATATTCCCATCACTTCATGTAGTTTGCTGTTGTCCAAATCTTCGGATATGCGTGCGACAGGATCATCCTTAGTGTTTTCCCTTCGACCAAACGATCCAAACCCGGACACGGTTCcatctacaaaacaaaaaaccagcgGAACGAACGACTTGAAACTGGGGTTTAATTAAGACAGGCACTTTAAAACATACCAGACGAAGACGTAGGATTTTCCGCACTTTCTGTTGAGCTAGTTGATGGGCCGGAAGATTTGAGATTGATTTTACCAAATGTGATTTTCCCCCGATTCATTTCGATCGTATTTAAGATGTTGGAGTTTCGTTAAAATTGTGTTTACCAACATGATGCGTCCTGTCAAGAGAGGCGGCAGGGTTCGTCGTTCGCATTTGAGAGCTGGCGTAGTTTATAGCACTACGTTCAATACTTGTCTCAAAAGTTAACCGTCTTTTCGGTTGATGTCTAACATTTTctgtttagctttatttttgcgctatttttgaatttaagtAAATCGAATACTAAAAAGATTGCAATAATCTTCAGTATTAATCGAAATACTATTGAATACCATTTAGTAAGCAACACGGAGTACTCCTAAGCAAGGAGTACGGCCAGGTCGTtcttcatgaataaaaaaacggaatacTCCTGCTTTCGAGTATTCTTTAACTGTCGATCGTTATAGAAGGACTCGACAACACGCCCTTCTGTACTACAGAAAGGGTCGATAACGAAATTCAAAAAAGGTTATTTAATAAGACAACGATAGACCCTCTACAGGGGGTGTCACTATCATCGATAAGGCAGTGCAATTCAATCGTCACGAACCGAAATGGGTACGAATAAACCCTTTCACAACGACACTATCATCAAATCCAATGTGAAAGTCGTTGGAAATTTTACGACTTACGCTACGGTAACGTACCCCCGGTGACGTACATTTTACGATGACAAAACAGTGTGAGGTGCCAGCACAACATTTGCATTCCGTTCGTGCGTACTTTATGAGCACCGCGGTGTGTGTTCTGCATCTTGCCGAAAATGGACCCCGAGATGGCGTACGGGTATGTATCGGAGCAATTAATCTTCACCTTGGTGTTGGAAATGGGAATCAAAATTCCAAAGTTGTTTGGAACATTGCGCTGCGTGTATAATGTCCAATCCTAGGTACAGAATACTCACCCACCAACAACCGAgtcggttttgtttgataaatattCCCTAACGGTTGTCACGTGCCACCACTCGATATTTTGCTCAGCCGCGAACTGTCCTTATGTCCTTGTaggggggtttttgtttttttttttgcaccaagcgcAATGGCCATCACCCCACGGAAATGATCTGTTCTCCCGAATTGTAGAAGCTCATTAAACGTTTGAAAAAAGGTGCGGAACAATCACATATCTGGAAACGGTAAAGAGTCCTAGACAAGTCACTTGAGGATGCTGTCGAGAGTTGTCGATTGTGGGCTAAGCTCTTTATCCAATTGTGGGTTGTATCGGTGTCGATGGAGGAGTAGAGTGGCAGATTTTCACCACACATCAAACTCCCTGCCGAGTTGTGTAGATATTCACGTccgtaaaattaaaatgagcAATAGACCAATTCGTACGCAAAACGGTTGCATGTGACCTCCCTCTTGAGATTCGCGGGTTTTTAGAGTGGAAATACGAAGTTGTGCGCTTATCGTCTCCAAGCATGTGTCTGATTAAGGGGCAGGTACATcaattatatatttataaattgtttaaaaaacattaaaacagaGTGATCTTGAAGTTATGCACATGCTGTagaaaaatgattttgaaGAAGTTTGCAACTAATTGAGTCTAAATGAAGATGATGGAGCTTCCTCAAATAGAGCtataagaaattaaataaagacATAAAAATACTTAAAGACATAAAAAAGATCTTTTGAGACATATTAAATCTAATCTAAGCATTTCAAATCCACTTATCTGATCAATCAGTATCATATTCTCATATTGCTAATCAAACGCACTACATCTTCTCCATTTTACTCCCACTTCTTCTCTGAAGGACCTTCATAAATCGCTAATGAAGTCCTAAGGGTAAATCACACCAAACTCGTCACGCAATCAtttcggttttatttatttatttattttttgctcaatGTTTGCTGGTGGAACTTTATTTAAGGGTTTTGTATATTAAAGTTTTGCAATGAATATTCATTTTGCATTTATCATGAAGTCCCTACCGAAAAAAAGCGGAGTAACTTAGGTGTTGTACATGGGAAAGTACGCACGGATTTTGATTACTCACAAAACCGTTATCGGTtgaatgttatatttttagaaGAGCCAACCGATCGTTTCCGGTCCGCTTAAAGGAcgaatttgtttttgcactGTACGTGCTATTAAAACTCCCTCCTCCCAAACGCAGAAGTAAATTAGCGTCCCTATCTTTGCTGATCGGGTGATTTCGCGGTTCCGTGGTGGTACCGGATGAAACTCACTCACCAGGTGGCAGTGTGAATGGCAAATCGTACTCCATCAAAAAACCTCCCCCCGCTCTATGCCTGACCGATTGACGTTAGTAGttaatttattccaatttTGCGATCACATTTTGCTGGCTCATGGGCACATGAGAGGCGCACCAAACGGGGCTCCAGTTTTTCGGGATTTCCATTTTAATAGATTTCCATATTCATCGCCACGCAATTCGAtagcgaaatatttcatgcttatctttcgtttcgttttggccttcttttttttctggtccGATTGCGTTTATATGCATAGCTGGACCGAATCGTTTTGATGGTttacatttacattatttGGCATTTGGTCCTCCCCAAAGAGCGAGTTGATTTGCCAATGTGTTATCAAACTAAAGCCagtttccgatttttttttctctataatACAACACAAAAGCCACACTAACTTCAACGTGCCATAATTTGGGTTTTATACAGGTGGTAGTGTCTTTTCTAATcacccaagaaaaaaaaggattctaaGTTGTGTCCACTACCACAAGAAGGATGATTTACGCTAAAAGTCAATTAAGCACACCTTTGGACCATATCTACCCGACCCGGAGCCATATTTTCACCCATTTTGTCTGGAGGGGAATATTCATCTACTAATGAATATTTCCCACTCCAAAACCCTTCTTCGTTTTGGTTAATGTAGGGATCGAATTCCTATCCTGATTTGCCTGATGCTTCGTCAGTGGTTCCGTTTACAGACATGGCGGTTCTGGTGGACATTCTGATAGGAAGGTAGGATAAGATTGGACAGGTTTCTCATCACCATAAGCATTACCTTCGAGCTTCAGAGCAGTTCCAGTGACCAACAGGtcactttttcttttactaaaAGCTTCATCGACTATCACCCTTTTCCCcccccaagaaaaaaaaggcaatcactgggggagggaaaaaattcTGAGTAAATTTCGTGCAAACTATCGGTCTACAGGTGAAGAAACAAATGGACTTCCTTGATGCGGAATGAGTATAATTTATAGCTACAGCTAATGAAAAGTAgcaattaatgtttttgtttggtttcgggAAAGACTCTGCCCAAAAGCGCCTCCATTACTGTGATAGAATAATCTACCCATTATTTATGGTTATTATGGAAAAGCTGAGAGAAAATATTTAGATTTTATAGCACTAACACAAATTAGTGTACAACCGCAAAACTATCTGTGCCGTTGGACACAATGTTGCGTGAggtgaatttattattttacagaaTTCTTTTAATCTGCCTTAAAATAGCACTGGCGTCAATTTCCCAGCACCAGAATTAGTCTAAGTTTTCCTCCTCCTAGCCGTTTGTTtctatttataattattgctTTATTTGATTGCACTGACCGCCATTGCTGTTGCACTACCGAAGGTGCATCACAATGGGCAGGATCGCATTCGTGGAAGAATGCATCACGAAATAGACCTACGAATGCGTCCCGTCATCGTTTCAAGGGCAGTTATGTGAGGGAAAAT
Proteins encoded in this window:
- the LOC125762889 gene encoding zinc finger protein 184-like; its protein translation is MNSLKCRFCLELHYPEAGSFSLLNVPFSTAIKRVFSFEIKSEQHLSEHVCKICSAMVWQFYTYSIMVEDNQHKLEQEFTLLNAETPRNLVEDYRIENQAHVAIKSESLDSSTIHTDLPSSSSNVVNSAPINESASSVNIKVEPQDEESKPDEMVVNSEKTAEDKIQPVLGKALADNVKLEEYVITTYVEGSNASIAETVALEQQTDDDSTSNVIANDQPHHESDETDLSSASSSQSNAHDQPLTQPPNTALILCDQCERPFFNRRQLRNHQRVHKFSECPICKKMIKGDFITQHLAAHEGAFRCDICDASFGCTANLRMHKDMKHAADAQPGDETFPCEVCERTFRNKTQLSLHRKQHKTKQCPICMKHVRSMHFQTHISIHQGAFYCDLCERAFSSRKNLTKHKNVKHSSLVPVTISCDQCELTFPNQTKLSAHRKGHQRKQCPICKKAFRPNKIKEHLASHDGAFRCGSCGKTFSTKYSLKKHNRTSNHCGTGKSGNASENELAASVQ
- the LOC125762899 gene encoding NTF2-related export protein, which produces MASAKIDTEMRSKIDTVCTTAEAFVKLYYDHADKKRQHMAPLYMDTGLLVWNGNGAKGKNEIQKYFHELPRSEHTVISIDAQPIVDDAVSSQLTFVMQVSGTVKYQDNPAKPFQQTFMITAQGDKWKIVSDCFRLQDAIL
- the LOC125762886 gene encoding gastrulation defective protein 1 homolog, coding for MNRGKITFGKINLKSSGPSTSSTESAENPTSSSDGTVSGFGSFGRRENTKDDPVARISEDLDNSKLHEVMGISGFGRKQAKQFDINEMIQKAKQNAPKALVDEKAITEGGEDKKSKDPDDDDEESEEDEEVIGPIPTGGVNENRRKKVDKGDDSDGDDDEDEQDEDDDEFDEDAPINKLPHSHEVEMRHGSKAVVALASDPSGVRLASGSMDYNLNFWDFSGMDKSMKSFRSMQPCENHPIRNLYYSFSGDMMLVVSGSSQAKVLDRDGFEKMECVKGDQYIADMSKTKGHIAGLTSGCWSPVRREEFLTSGMDSTLRTWVFAKTKEQRAVIKTRAQGGLKTIPTSCAYNRDGTLIAAGCSDGSLQTWDTRKMFVHTTHCIRDAHTKGADISSVLFSYSGFQLASRSMDETLKLWDTRAFKKPLHVFDGLFSRYDTTDCCFSPDDTMVLTGESLPKGAKQANLFVYDTKTFDLVAKLPITDSHVIRTLWHPKLNQIFVGCGNGIIRGLYDEKRSMRGAKLCVVRTHRKKKESEIVGTTQIITPHALPMFRQEKTRSVRKKLEKDRLDPVKSKRPDLPITSGQGGRVASSGSTLSSYVIRNLGLSKRVEDDQDPREAILKYAKEAAENPYWIAPAYAKTQPKPIFNSEDEPESKKTKTEQ